One window from the genome of Anopheles coluzzii chromosome X, AcolN3, whole genome shotgun sequence encodes:
- the LOC120953543 gene encoding vacuolar protein sorting-associated protein 18 homolog yields MASMFDQYSSDLIRESSTDPDASAEPKTSGYVSVRTRKEVPIFTKQKMNLNLPSGILFLSVQNDWLMMLMTNLTVLRMNLKQPDKFTEVPIDKTIGGLRPSSIYVDPLGAHLFLTFLPKSPGFTPELLYLQRNSFKPKFVTKLKDQEITAVGFNHVNTSETSTGPILLGTAHGVIWEAEVGLESGDKLVQQNVRHAFDVGKGEPRPITGLEFYLKTEQKSLHCIVLVLTVDRLYKFHNTIRSGGGSLAGSTATAAQELKLGGYLQKVFGPYQNVDDQLRDFEELSVGGSKGTGSGSASAGSWPKLVFNYEEDFPKSFGCLTEHGINYQEIDPAINQAQFVVQKELITYPEPRYVPPATNSHKVAPRTNCPLSFILTDFHALLLYADHVSAISLLDYQVVYEEYFVEQYGRLINIVKDVRSNVTFVYSNKLIFRYKIVNEQRNAWRLYADRQKFELALQYCNKNPAHRDIVLVKQAQSYFYAGDYLQAAAIFSETQLSFEEVCLKFLQKNSNQALLLYLRNRLGQLKPHEKTQITMLIVWIVQLFLVELSHQRGSGGGEKATRDLQKQFEAFMASRPVMACVRRNRTAIYDLMASYGDTHNLTALTTINQDYESVLQQYINQGRYEDALGVLSAQNRPELVYQYAPIAMEVLPAATVSMLIGQGHRLDPVRLMPAMLCLDTPQHAHETVRYLEYCIHSRGCVEPALHNYLIQLYGVHFPEQLLTFLESQGRDTTMVHYDPHYALRIALRHDIRPASVFLQCLLEMWVPAVRLALTLEDAEAARQLARQTAAQPSDRVLRKRLWLLIAEHEIKGTRDEEVQRALGILQECDQLRIEDLLPYFSDFQRIDHFKEAICRSLKEYNVKIQEQRRDMEESAKSANRVRQELQTFRSRSVTVSAQEQCTVCGIYLMLKPFFVFHCGHKFHADCLERQVLPYLSPEMSDRLTMLKQSLATAQHAVESAASAGVGSANALEAAPVAPISHKEKLKSEIEAIISSECLYCGNLMINALDKPFVENWQQADSEWD; encoded by the exons ATGGCGTCCATGTTCGACCAGTACTCGAGCGACCTGATACGGGAAAGCTCCACCGATCCGGATGCTAGCGCCGAGCCGAAAACGTCCGGGTACGTGAGCGTGCGGACGCGGAAGGAGGTGCCCATCTTCACCAAGCAGAAGATGAACCTGAACCTGCCGTCCGGCATCCTCTTCCTCTCGGTGCAGAACGACtggctgatgatgctgatgaccAACCTGACCGTGCTGCGCATGAACCTGAAGCAGCCGGACAAGTTCACCGAGGTGCCGATCGACAAGACGATCGGTGGGCTGCGTCCGTCGAGCATCTACGTCGATCCGCTCGGGGCGCACCTGTTCCTCACCTTTCTGCCCAAATCGCCCGGCTTCACGCCCGAGCTGCTCTACCTGCAGCGCAACAGCTTCAAGCCCAAGTTTGTGACGAAGCTGAAGGACCAGGAAATTACCGCGGTCGGGTTCAACCACGTGAACACGTCCGAGACGAGCACCGGGCCGATACTGCTCGGGACGGCCCACGGTGTGATCTGGGAGGCGGAGGTCGGGCTGGAAAGTGGCGACAagctggtgcagcagaacGTGCGGCACGCGTTCGACGTGGGCAAGGGCGAGCCGCGCCCGATCACCGGGCTGGAGTTTTATCTCAAGACGGAGCAGAAAAGCCTGCACTGCATCGTGCTGGTGCTGACGGTGGACCGGCTGTACAAGTTCCACAACACGATCCGGTCGGGTGGCGGTTCGCTTGCCGGTTCGACAGCCACCGCAGCGCAGGAGCTGAAGCTCGGCGGCTACCTGCAGAAGGTGTTCGGCCCGTACCAGAACGTGGACGACCAGTTGCGCGACTTCGAGGAGCTGTCGGTGGGTGGCAGCAAGGGCACTGGCAGCGGCTCAGCCAGTGCCGGCAGCTGGCCGAAGCTGGTGTTCAACTACGAGGAGGACTTCCCGAAAAGCTTCGGCTGCCTGACGGAGCACGGCATCAACTATCAGGAGATCGATCCTGCCATCAACCAGGCCCAGTTTGTGGTGCAGAAGGAGCTGATCACGTACCCGGAGCCGCGGTACGTGCCGCCCGCCACCAACTCGCACAAGGTGGCGCCGCGCACCAACTGTCCGCTCTCGTTCATACTGACCGACTTTCacgcgctgctgctgtacgcGGACCACGTCAGTGCGATCTCACTGCTGGACTATCAAGTTGTGTACGAGGAGTACTTCGTCGAGCAGTACGGGCGGCTCATCAACATCGTGAAGGACGTCCGCTCGAACGTTACGTTCGTGTACAGCAACAAGCTGATCTTTCGCTACAAG ATCGTGAACGAGCAGCGTAACGCCTGGCGGCTATACGCCGACCGGCAAAAGTTCGAGCTCGCCCTGCAGTACTGCAACAAAAATCCGGCCCACCGGGACATTGTGCTGGTGAAGCAGGCGCAGTCGTACTTCTACGCCGGCGACTACCTGCAAGCGGCGGCCATCTTCTCCGAAACGCAGCTCAGCTTCGAGGAGGTGTGCCTGAAGTTTTTGCAGAAAAACAGCAACCAAGCGCTGCTGCTCTACCTGCGCAACCGGCTCGGGCAGCTGAAGCCGCACGAGAAAACGCAAATCACCATGCTGATCGTATGGATCGTGCAGCTCTTTCTGGTGGAGCTGTCCCACCAGCGCGGGTCGGGCGGGGGCGAAAAGGCGACGCGCGACCTGCAGAAGCAGTTCGAAGCGTTCATGGCTAGCCGGCCGGTGATGGCGTGCGTGCGCCGGAACCGGACCGCCATCTACGACCTGATGGCATCGTACGGCGACACGCACAATCTGACCGCGTTGACCACGATCAACCAGGACTACGAGTCGGTACTGCAGCAGTACATTAACCAGGGCCGGTACGAGGATGCGCTCGGGGTGCTCAGTGCCCAGAACCGGCCCGAGCTCGTCTACCAGTATGCGCCGATCGCGATGGAGGTGCTGCCGGCAGCCACGGTCAGCATGCTGATCGGGCAGGGGCACCGGCTCGATCCGGTCCGGCTGATGCCAGCGATGCTCTGTCTCGATACGCCGCAGCACGCGCACGAAACGGTGCGCTACCTCGAGTACTGCATCCATTCGCGGGGCTGCGTCGAGCCGGCCCTGCACAACTATCTCATCCAGCTGTACGGTGTGCACTTTCCCGAGCAGCTGCTCACGTTTCTCGAGTCGCAGGGCCGCGATACGACGATGGTGCATTACGATCCGCATTACGCGCTGCGGATCGCGCTCCGGCACGATATCCGGCCGGCGAGCGTGTTCCTGCAATGCTTGCTCGAGATGTGGGTGCCGGCGGTGCGGCTAGCGCTGACCCTGGAGGATGCCGAGGCCGCCCGACAGCTCGCCCGCCAAACGGCCGCACAGCCAAGCGATCGGGTGCTGCGCAAGCGGCTCTGGCTACTGATCGCCGAGCACGAAATCAAAGGCACGCGGGACGAGGAAGTCCAGCGAGCGCTTGGCATACTGCAGGAGTGTGACCAGCTCCGGATCGAGGACCTGCTGCCCTACTTTTCCGACTTTCAGCGCATCGACCATTTCAAGGAGGCGATCTGCCGCTCGCTGAAGGAGTACAACGTGAAGATACAGGAGCAGCGACGCGACATGGAAGAGTCAGCCAAGTCCGCCAACCGGGTCCGGCAGGAGCTGCAAACCTTCCGCAGCCGATCAGTGACGGTCAGCGCACAGGAGCAGTGCACCGTCTGCGGCATCTATCTGATGCTGAAACCGTTCTTCGTCTTCCACTGCGGCCACAAGTTCCATGCAGACTGTCTCGAGCGCCAGGTGCTGCCGTACCTGA GTCCTGAAATGTCGGATCGATTGACGATGCTGAAACAATCGCTCGCTACGGCCCAGCACGCGGTCGAGAGTGCTGCATCGGCTGGAGTAGGATCGGCCAACGCACTGGAGGCCGCCCCCGTAGCGCCCATCTCACACAAGGAAAAGCTCAAGAGCGAAATCGAGGCCATCATCTCGTCCGAATGTTTGTACTGTGGCAATCTAATGATCAATGCGCTCGACAAACCGTTCGTCGAAAACTGGCAGCAGGCCGATAGCGAATGGGACTAG